CGGAGAAGGCCTACCACACATACTACATGTCGTTCTACATAAACACCACCTGCACAATAAAGGAAATCAGTGAGGTGCTGTCCGCGGCCGTGATGCCCGAGAAGGAGTTCGCGGCGCTAGAGAAAAAAATACTGAGCATGGTCGGCGACACGGGGCGCTTCGCAGGCGACATCGGGGAGGCCTTCGGCATGAGCCCCATCGAGCTCAAGGCCATTATCAAGCGCTCTGTGAAACTGGAGTACAGGGGCCACAGAATCGAAAAAATCTCTGATT
The genomic region above belongs to Thermoplasmata archaeon and contains:
- a CDS encoding ArsR family transcriptional regulator; translation: MVGETATKRIKVINDPTDLVPILRAVDSKVRRDVFKEVSEDWRTMKEIEEKYGKEGKEALQFFEKMKLVETKWVSGPTGSEKAYHTYYMSFYINTTCTIKEISEVLSAAVMPEKEFAALEKKILSMVGDTGRFAGDIGEAFGMSPIELKAIIKRSVKLEYRGHRIEKISD